The Prionailurus viverrinus isolate Anna chromosome B4, UM_Priviv_1.0, whole genome shotgun sequence genome has a window encoding:
- the TMCC3 gene encoding transmembrane and coiled-coil domain protein 3 isoform X4: MARAVHEGSDFSTSSPVPLTTSLLMIVFLVERHDMNTLSLPLNIRRGGSDTNLNFDVPDGILDFHKVKLSADSLKQKILKVTEQIKIEQTSRDGNVAEYLKLVNSADKQQAGRIKQVFEKKNQKSAHSIAQLQKKLEQYHRKLREIEQNGASRSAKDIAKDNLKDVPHSLKDAHAKSRTAPHGTECGKSGMPGVSLTPPVFVFNKSREFANLIRNKFGSADNIAHLKNSLEEFRPEGSPRAYGGSATIVNKPKYGSDDECSSGTSGSADSNGNQSFGASGAGTLDSQGKLTMILEELREIKDTQAQLAEDIEALKVQFKREYGFISQTLQEERYRYERLEDQLHDLTDLHQHETANLKQELASIEEKVAYQAYERSRDIQLHFTDSHVGRTEQSPLQRKYI; the protein is encoded by the exons GTAGAGCGACATGACATGAACACCCTAAGCCTGCCCCTGAACATTCGCCGAGGGGGGTCTGACACCAACCTCAACTTTGACGTACCGGATGGCATCCTGGACTTCCACAAGGTCAAACTCAGTGCGGACAGCCTGAAACAAAAAATTCTGAAGGTGACAGAGCAGATCAAAATCGAGCAGACGTCCCGCGACGGCAATGTTGCAGAGTATCTGAAACTAGTCAACAGCGCAGACAAGCAGCAGGCGGGCCGCATCAAGCAAGTCTTTGAGAAGAAGAATCAGAAGTCCGCTCACTCCATTGCCCAGCTTCAGAAGAAGTTAGAACAGTATCATAGAAAGCTCAGGGAGATCGAGCAGAATGGAGCCTCCAGAAGCGCAAAGGACATTGCCAAAGACAACCTGAAGGACGTGCCGCACTCCCTGAAAGATGCCCACGCGAAGTCTCGAACTGCTCCCCACGGCACGGAGTGCGGTAAATCGGGCATGCCGGGCGTGTCCCTCACCCCGCCCGTGTTCGTCTTCAATAAGTCCAGGGAGTTTGCCAACCTGATCCGGAATAAGTTTGGCAGCGCCGATAACATCGCTCACTTAAAAAATTCCCTGGAGGAATTTAGGCCTGAAGGGAGTCCGCGGGCCTATGGGGGCAGCGCCACCATTGTGAACAAACCCAAGTACGGCAGCGATGACGAGTGTTCGAGTGGCACGTCGGGCTCCGCCGACAGTAACGGGAACCAGTCCTTCGGGGCCAGCGGAGCCGGCACGCTGGACAGCCAGGGCAAGCTCACCATGATCctggaggagctgagggagatCAAGGACACGCAGGCACAGCTGGCCGAGGACATCGAGGCGCTGAAGGTGCAGTTTAAGAGGGAATATGGTTTTATTTCTCAGACGCTGCAAGAGGAAAGATACAG GTACGAGCGACTGGAAGACCAGCTGCACGACCTGACGGATCTGCATCAGCACGAGACAGCCAACCTGAAGCAGGAGCTGGCCAGCATCGAGGAGAAGGTGGCCTACCAGGCCTATGAGCGCTCACGGGACATCCAG ctcCATTTCACAGACAGCCACGTGGGCAGGACTGAACAGAGCCCTTTACAAAGGAAATATATCTAA
- the TMCC3 gene encoding transmembrane and coiled-coil domain protein 3 isoform X3 — MNTLSLPLNIRRGGSDTNLNFDVPDGILDFHKVKLSADSLKQKILKVTEQIKIEQTSRDGNVAEYLKLVNSADKQQAGRIKQVFEKKNQKSAHSIAQLQKKLEQYHRKLREIEQNGASRSAKDIAKDNLKDVPHSLKDAHAKSRTAPHGTECGKSGMPGVSLTPPVFVFNKSREFANLIRNKFGSADNIAHLKNSLEEFRPEGSPRAYGGSATIVNKPKYGSDDECSSGTSGSADSNGNQSFGASGAGTLDSQGKLTMILEELREIKDTQAQLAEDIEALKVQFKREYGFISQTLQEERYRYERLEDQLHDLTDLHQHETANLKQELASIEEKVAYQAYERSRDIQEALESCQTRISKLELHQQEQQVLQTDTVNAKVLLGRCINVILAFMTVILVCVSTIAKFVSPMMKSRFHILGTFFAVTLLAIFCKNWDHILCAIERIIIPR; from the exons ATGAACACCCTAAGCCTGCCCCTGAACATTCGCCGAGGGGGGTCTGACACCAACCTCAACTTTGACGTACCGGATGGCATCCTGGACTTCCACAAGGTCAAACTCAGTGCGGACAGCCTGAAACAAAAAATTCTGAAGGTGACAGAGCAGATCAAAATCGAGCAGACGTCCCGCGACGGCAATGTTGCAGAGTATCTGAAACTAGTCAACAGCGCAGACAAGCAGCAGGCGGGCCGCATCAAGCAAGTCTTTGAGAAGAAGAATCAGAAGTCCGCTCACTCCATTGCCCAGCTTCAGAAGAAGTTAGAACAGTATCATAGAAAGCTCAGGGAGATCGAGCAGAATGGAGCCTCCAGAAGCGCAAAGGACATTGCCAAAGACAACCTGAAGGACGTGCCGCACTCCCTGAAAGATGCCCACGCGAAGTCTCGAACTGCTCCCCACGGCACGGAGTGCGGTAAATCGGGCATGCCGGGCGTGTCCCTCACCCCGCCCGTGTTCGTCTTCAATAAGTCCAGGGAGTTTGCCAACCTGATCCGGAATAAGTTTGGCAGCGCCGATAACATCGCTCACTTAAAAAATTCCCTGGAGGAATTTAGGCCTGAAGGGAGTCCGCGGGCCTATGGGGGCAGCGCCACCATTGTGAACAAACCCAAGTACGGCAGCGATGACGAGTGTTCGAGTGGCACGTCGGGCTCCGCCGACAGTAACGGGAACCAGTCCTTCGGGGCCAGCGGAGCCGGCACGCTGGACAGCCAGGGCAAGCTCACCATGATCctggaggagctgagggagatCAAGGACACGCAGGCACAGCTGGCCGAGGACATCGAGGCGCTGAAGGTGCAGTTTAAGAGGGAATATGGTTTTATTTCTCAGACGCTGCAAGAGGAAAGATACAG GTACGAGCGACTGGAAGACCAGCTGCACGACCTGACGGATCTGCATCAGCACGAGACAGCCAACCTGAAGCAGGAGCTGGCCAGCATCGAGGAGAAGGTGGCCTACCAGGCCTATGAGCGCTCACGGGACATCCAG GAAGCCTTGGAATCCTGCCAGACTCGCATTTCTAAGCTGGAGCTCCACCAGCAAGAGCAGCAAGTCCTGCAGACAGACACCGTGAATGCCAAAGTGCTCCTGGGGAGGTGCATAAACGTGATCCTGGCCTTCATGACTGTCATCCTAGTGTGTGTGTCTACCATTGCCAAGTTTGTCTCGCCCATGATGAAGAGCCGCTTCCACATTCTCGGCACTTTCTTCGCCGTGACTCTTCTTGCGATATTTTGTAAAAACTGGGACCATATTCTGTGTGCCATAGAAAGGATCATAATACCCAGATGA
- the TMCC3 gene encoding transmembrane and coiled-coil domain protein 3 isoform X1: MIVFLVERHDMNTLSLPLNIRRGGSDTNLNFDVPDGILDFHKVKLSADSLKQKILKVTEQIKIEQTSRDGNVAEYLKLVNSADKQQAGRIKQVFEKKNQKSAHSIAQLQKKLEQYHRKLREIEQNGASRSAKDIAKDNLKDVPHSLKDAHAKSRTAPHGTECGKSGMPGVSLTPPVFVFNKSREFANLIRNKFGSADNIAHLKNSLEEFRPEGSPRAYGGSATIVNKPKYGSDDECSSGTSGSADSNGNQSFGASGAGTLDSQGKLTMILEELREIKDTQAQLAEDIEALKVQFKREYGFISQTLQEERYRYERLEDQLHDLTDLHQHETANLKQELASIEEKVAYQAYERSRDIQEALESCQTRISKLELHQQEQQVLQTDTVNAKVLLGRCINVILAFMTVILVCVSTIAKFVSPMMKSRFHILGTFFAVTLLAIFCKNWDHILCAIERIIIPR; this comes from the exons GTAGAGCGACATGACATGAACACCCTAAGCCTGCCCCTGAACATTCGCCGAGGGGGGTCTGACACCAACCTCAACTTTGACGTACCGGATGGCATCCTGGACTTCCACAAGGTCAAACTCAGTGCGGACAGCCTGAAACAAAAAATTCTGAAGGTGACAGAGCAGATCAAAATCGAGCAGACGTCCCGCGACGGCAATGTTGCAGAGTATCTGAAACTAGTCAACAGCGCAGACAAGCAGCAGGCGGGCCGCATCAAGCAAGTCTTTGAGAAGAAGAATCAGAAGTCCGCTCACTCCATTGCCCAGCTTCAGAAGAAGTTAGAACAGTATCATAGAAAGCTCAGGGAGATCGAGCAGAATGGAGCCTCCAGAAGCGCAAAGGACATTGCCAAAGACAACCTGAAGGACGTGCCGCACTCCCTGAAAGATGCCCACGCGAAGTCTCGAACTGCTCCCCACGGCACGGAGTGCGGTAAATCGGGCATGCCGGGCGTGTCCCTCACCCCGCCCGTGTTCGTCTTCAATAAGTCCAGGGAGTTTGCCAACCTGATCCGGAATAAGTTTGGCAGCGCCGATAACATCGCTCACTTAAAAAATTCCCTGGAGGAATTTAGGCCTGAAGGGAGTCCGCGGGCCTATGGGGGCAGCGCCACCATTGTGAACAAACCCAAGTACGGCAGCGATGACGAGTGTTCGAGTGGCACGTCGGGCTCCGCCGACAGTAACGGGAACCAGTCCTTCGGGGCCAGCGGAGCCGGCACGCTGGACAGCCAGGGCAAGCTCACCATGATCctggaggagctgagggagatCAAGGACACGCAGGCACAGCTGGCCGAGGACATCGAGGCGCTGAAGGTGCAGTTTAAGAGGGAATATGGTTTTATTTCTCAGACGCTGCAAGAGGAAAGATACAG GTACGAGCGACTGGAAGACCAGCTGCACGACCTGACGGATCTGCATCAGCACGAGACAGCCAACCTGAAGCAGGAGCTGGCCAGCATCGAGGAGAAGGTGGCCTACCAGGCCTATGAGCGCTCACGGGACATCCAG GAAGCCTTGGAATCCTGCCAGACTCGCATTTCTAAGCTGGAGCTCCACCAGCAAGAGCAGCAAGTCCTGCAGACAGACACCGTGAATGCCAAAGTGCTCCTGGGGAGGTGCATAAACGTGATCCTGGCCTTCATGACTGTCATCCTAGTGTGTGTGTCTACCATTGCCAAGTTTGTCTCGCCCATGATGAAGAGCCGCTTCCACATTCTCGGCACTTTCTTCGCCGTGACTCTTCTTGCGATATTTTGTAAAAACTGGGACCATATTCTGTGTGCCATAGAAAGGATCATAATACCCAGATGA
- the TMCC3 gene encoding transmembrane and coiled-coil domain protein 3 isoform X2: MPGSDTALTVDRTYSDPGRHHRCKSRVERHDMNTLSLPLNIRRGGSDTNLNFDVPDGILDFHKVKLSADSLKQKILKVTEQIKIEQTSRDGNVAEYLKLVNSADKQQAGRIKQVFEKKNQKSAHSIAQLQKKLEQYHRKLREIEQNGASRSAKDIAKDNLKDVPHSLKDAHAKSRTAPHGTECGKSGMPGVSLTPPVFVFNKSREFANLIRNKFGSADNIAHLKNSLEEFRPEGSPRAYGGSATIVNKPKYGSDDECSSGTSGSADSNGNQSFGASGAGTLDSQGKLTMILEELREIKDTQAQLAEDIEALKVQFKREYGFISQTLQEERYRYERLEDQLHDLTDLHQHETANLKQELASIEEKVAYQAYERSRDIQEALESCQTRISKLELHQQEQQVLQTDTVNAKVLLGRCINVILAFMTVILVCVSTIAKFVSPMMKSRFHILGTFFAVTLLAIFCKNWDHILCAIERIIIPR; the protein is encoded by the exons GTAGAGCGACATGACATGAACACCCTAAGCCTGCCCCTGAACATTCGCCGAGGGGGGTCTGACACCAACCTCAACTTTGACGTACCGGATGGCATCCTGGACTTCCACAAGGTCAAACTCAGTGCGGACAGCCTGAAACAAAAAATTCTGAAGGTGACAGAGCAGATCAAAATCGAGCAGACGTCCCGCGACGGCAATGTTGCAGAGTATCTGAAACTAGTCAACAGCGCAGACAAGCAGCAGGCGGGCCGCATCAAGCAAGTCTTTGAGAAGAAGAATCAGAAGTCCGCTCACTCCATTGCCCAGCTTCAGAAGAAGTTAGAACAGTATCATAGAAAGCTCAGGGAGATCGAGCAGAATGGAGCCTCCAGAAGCGCAAAGGACATTGCCAAAGACAACCTGAAGGACGTGCCGCACTCCCTGAAAGATGCCCACGCGAAGTCTCGAACTGCTCCCCACGGCACGGAGTGCGGTAAATCGGGCATGCCGGGCGTGTCCCTCACCCCGCCCGTGTTCGTCTTCAATAAGTCCAGGGAGTTTGCCAACCTGATCCGGAATAAGTTTGGCAGCGCCGATAACATCGCTCACTTAAAAAATTCCCTGGAGGAATTTAGGCCTGAAGGGAGTCCGCGGGCCTATGGGGGCAGCGCCACCATTGTGAACAAACCCAAGTACGGCAGCGATGACGAGTGTTCGAGTGGCACGTCGGGCTCCGCCGACAGTAACGGGAACCAGTCCTTCGGGGCCAGCGGAGCCGGCACGCTGGACAGCCAGGGCAAGCTCACCATGATCctggaggagctgagggagatCAAGGACACGCAGGCACAGCTGGCCGAGGACATCGAGGCGCTGAAGGTGCAGTTTAAGAGGGAATATGGTTTTATTTCTCAGACGCTGCAAGAGGAAAGATACAG GTACGAGCGACTGGAAGACCAGCTGCACGACCTGACGGATCTGCATCAGCACGAGACAGCCAACCTGAAGCAGGAGCTGGCCAGCATCGAGGAGAAGGTGGCCTACCAGGCCTATGAGCGCTCACGGGACATCCAG GAAGCCTTGGAATCCTGCCAGACTCGCATTTCTAAGCTGGAGCTCCACCAGCAAGAGCAGCAAGTCCTGCAGACAGACACCGTGAATGCCAAAGTGCTCCTGGGGAGGTGCATAAACGTGATCCTGGCCTTCATGACTGTCATCCTAGTGTGTGTGTCTACCATTGCCAAGTTTGTCTCGCCCATGATGAAGAGCCGCTTCCACATTCTCGGCACTTTCTTCGCCGTGACTCTTCTTGCGATATTTTGTAAAAACTGGGACCATATTCTGTGTGCCATAGAAAGGATCATAATACCCAGATGA